The region ttttttatattaaaaaaaaaaaggaaataatttaaaatttttaaaaaaaaaaaaaaaaaaaaaaaaaaaaaaaaaaaaaaaaaaaaaaaaaaaaaaaaaaaaaaNNNNNNNNNNNNNNNNNNNNNNNNNNNNNNNNNNNNNNNNNNNNNNNNNNNNNNNNNNNNNNNNNNNNNNNNNNNNNNNNNNNNNNNNNNNNNNNNNNNNNNNNNNNNNNNNNNNNNNNNNNNNNNNNNNNNNNNNNNNNNNNNNNNNNNNNNNNNNNNNNNNNNNNNNNNNNNNNNNNNNNNNNNNNNNNNNNNNNNNNNNNNNNNNNNNNNNNNNNNNNNNNNNNNNNNNNNNNNNNNNNNNNNNNNNNNNNNNNNNNNNNNNNNNNNNNNNNNNNNNNNNNNNNNNNNNNNNNNNNNttttttttttttttttttatttttattatatttttaatttttttatatttttaattttttaaaattttttttttaagaattaacgaaatttttattttttttaattttataaaaatttttttgaaattttttttttttttttttctttccacattttttttttttttttaattttcatttttttttttttttttttttttttttttttgtttatatgaaaaaaaaaagggatataatttaacattctgcagaaaaaaaaaaaagaaaaaagaaaaaagaaaaaaaaaagaagaaaaaaaaaaagaaatatattatttgttatatacccattttataaacacattgaagaaaatattctagaaaaaatatatagagATTAATTACAATTTGTcatacaatatataaatatataataatagtaatattGTCTTTacaaatgatatatatattatatatattatatcacATACTGTTAGCCTTATGgctttaaaaaaaatataagaaaaaatatattttatatatgtaatatatatatatatatatatatatagaatatatatgtgattgtattaaaaaaaaaaaaaaaattataagagttaatattttctattaattttttttatttatttattaattttttatttttttcatttttattaaccCTATGATGcattaattaattttttgccgaatgacaaaaataaaatatatataaataaattcattacatatatatatattaacaatatattatatatatattatatatatatatatatatatatatttatgtatgattttattttatttctttgatatatgatattatatatactgAAGCAATAAACTATGCTCTTTTATATAAGggttaatatatatatattttataaatgaggtactttattttttttttaattaaaaaaaaaaaggtataacatatattatatatatatataaatatatattatatatatatatatatatatatttttatttttatttttatttttatttatttattttattatattagTATACTTGCCATATATTATCTAATATGctaataaaatattaaatatttcatttaactcatttatatatttataatattttcttttattatcattttttttttatgaatattttttcatatttacAGCTTTAATGTCTATccttttataattaaatattttttattcgAATGAagttttttatatttgtgtgtgcactaataatattatactTTAAAGAGAAccaaaaatatatgaataaaatataaaattaacataaatatattaatatatatataatatatatatatttttatatttatctctttttatttttaaatatattatataaacaatatatattatatatatatatttaaagaCATTACAAACTtagtatttttttttttttttttttctttaattgagtgtatatatttaaaatatatatatatatataaaatattcaatATGAAAATCGTTTgatattcatatatataagaaataaaataaaataatatatattatatatattatacatattaaatatattataatcattcttcctttttttttttttattttttcctttattttttttttttttatttaatacataatattaaataaaattacCATCCAatattgaaatatatatatatatatatatatatatatatatgtgttattttattttttaatttttttttttttttattattatttaattttttggTATTAAACTAATATGcaatattataatatatacatgtacacataaaaatataatatgatccccccttttttttattatatatatattatatatattatatatatattatatatatatttatatatttatatattatatatatttatttatttatttatttattttttagctcatgttataaaaaaataaatggaaaaaaaCACATTTGCAcagaatatatatttcaaagGGTTTAATGATAGAAAgaagaattatttaaacgttgaagagaaaaaaaatttatatgattataataataacattaaagaattatcaaaaaatataacacctataaaaaattctaaagaagaagaaaatacttataatataagagtagtaaataatatgaactCAGCAAATAATACAATATCTTATGActctttaaaaaatatgaataataaaaataattatataaataatttatcaaaccatttaaattttaatagTATGAATGGAGCATatggaaataataatattaacaatatgaacaacaatatgaataatatgaacaatatgaataatatgaacaatatgaataataataataatatcaatatgaataatatgaataatatgaataatataaataataataatattagtAATAGTAACAATTTGAATGATAACTCTTTTAAGATGAATCAGAACTCCTTATGTAATAACATGAATGAAGGCAaattatattcaaatatttttcaagataataagaatacagataaaaattttgaaagaacgaatttttatatgaactcatttaataagaatagaaatataaatatacataagAATGAATTTATTGGTTCTAATGTAAACAATGATAATGTTATGATTAATACAAATCAACAGAATGgtaattttttaaataaaaatatagataatattaataataataataataataataataataataataatatgcCTTCGATGAATAGTATCAAAAATAATCTAAACAATTTTATAAACAGCTCAAGTATtttaataaacaaaaatgtGTTAAGTAAAAATATCTCACTTAATCATTTttgtgataataatatggatcctatgaaaaaaaaaaacacaagcgatattttaaacaacaacaataatgTCAACAATAATGTCAACAATAATAGTAACAATAATATCAACAATAGTAGtaacaataataacaatattgTGAACAGTTTGAATAATcaaaatgttttattaaaaaattttaacACCAGTGGTAGTAATCTcttacataataaaaatttcaatcaattaaattatatgaataatatgaactcatataataatatgcccataaatattgataatTCAAATATGTTGAATAATAAGAACATGGGAActaaaattttaaatatgtctacaaatataaatggaTCAGTCGAAAGGTCAAATATTTCTACATACAAcaatcaaaataatatattaagtAGTAAGTTGGTGCATCAGGTTCCTTCTTCGACCATTGATATTAATCATAGAAGCATGTCCAAATGTAGCAACATCAATGTGAATAGTGTGAATAATGTGAATAGtgtgaataatatgaataatgtGAATAATGTGAATAATGTAAATAGTTTGAATAAtgtgaataatatgaataatattaataataatagtaatagtCAATATTTGATTAGTTTAAATTGTAAGAATAACTCCAACAGTGTTCTAGAAAACACTATGAAAGGCATGgatgatatattaaactTTGATCATGTAAATGATAAAACAGTTTTAAATAACGAATATGGAAGTAATACAATCATAGGAGATGTAATACCTAAGGGTAATTCTATGAGTTTGTTTAATAATAgtgttcattttttaagaaaGAAAGTTGCCAATACGAATCATGTTGATAgtatgaataatatgaataatatgaataattataattcGTTAAACCTTTTAAACAATGAAAAGGAAGGAATGAGAAAGGGTTTTATATcagaattaaaaaatgagaTGGTTATAgagaataataaaaatatagttgatgttaatatattgaGCACTAAGGTAAATCATAACAATATAAGTACAGATAATTATgcaaatatattaaaaaatttatgtACTCCTATTAAGAATAAGAAAGTGGAAAATGTGTGTGAATATATAGATGACACGATGAGAGACAATATGGATATGAATGATAAGAATGATGAAATGCACTATGAAAATATCAAACCAAACAATcacaataatattaatcataataataatagcTTGCTAAGTGCTATGCATAATAATAGTggaaaagaaaatatacTTGTAAATGATAGTATGTCGCgtgatatatataagagtggcaattttaaaaaagataatatattaaacaataatataagtaataatgataatgatatCTTTAAGAATAATCTTATATCATACAACcaaaacaataatattaatagtaataatattaatagtaataataataataataataataataataataacaatgttgatgtatatttaaatcAAGAAAGTGGTACGTGCcataatcataataataataacatttatgaaataaaaaaattaaatttatttgcagaaagaaaaaagaaaggagataaagaaataaataatgaaaataaaataaataaaatgaaaaagtCTAAAACTAAAgtattcttttatataaatcctaaatatattatagaacctttgaaaagaaaaatatatcagaatatgtctatatatattgaaaattTAATTAGTGAAATTAAATCaatagaaaataaagataGAGCAGATATATTAACAGATTTACATAATACATCTTGGTTCTGTATGATATTTGATTTTGATGGTATTAgtaaattattaaatgtatttaataaatatttaatatattctgATGCTTTAATTATACctgatatattattatataataaaacagAAGGAACAAGAgatcatataaatatatcaaataataataatggaAATActaatatacaaaatattcATGATAATTCATCtgatcataataatatgttatcAAGTATTTCTCAAGATAATGaatcttttttaaataatatggattatttttttcagAAAACAGATACATTAGATCtattacataaaaaaatctttgaatatgaaaataatatcattGAAAGTGTAgagaaatataattatttaaaagaattatgtaactctttaaaaaaacaagttattatgaaaaaaaaaaaattattattattaatagaAAAAGCAAAACTTTTAAATTTTACATACAAAAATGAAGATCTACAAATGCTTTTagatatagaaaaaaaatgcCAACTACAAAATGGATTCCAAATGAGTGGTAATAATATGAGTGGTAATAATGTGAATAGTAACaatatgaatgataatAACATGAATGATATTAACATGAATGATAATAACTTGAATGATAATAACATGAATGATAATAACTtgaatgataataataataattctgCCCTTTTGTTGAATAAcgaatattataatatctttaaaaaaattaacgAGGGcttaaaatatttaaaaaaatattcaagTATCATTTTATCAAACCAAGATATGCAGgatcatataaaaaatgaagagGACATCCAAAATTTTTATGAGTCCTCCATTTCGACAGAAGACCATAGTTGTgatcataatattaatgatgaAATGAGAAAACTCGAACAAGAACATATGGAGCAACAACTTCAACAAGGAAATAAACAGAACCaagaagataataaatatcAAGATGGTGTGAGTAATGTCTATATAtcaacaaataaaaataaaagaaaaagtGTTCATTATAAGCAAAGTGACTATGTAAAAATGCAAGGTATAGGagatgaaataaataataaagaaacaaataaaaaaagaaaaacagtcaaacaaataaaaaatataaagtgggaaaaagaaaataatgaagaatGGGTGGATGAGTTTTTAGAAGATTTTTAGGACTACAAGGGATTCATTCAGAAGCAAATGgatgtatatatataaatatatcataaatatattatatatttatattatatatattatatatatattatatatatatattatatatatttatttattttttcttttaatttttttgtatacTATCGTTTATACGTTCTGTTAATAAACGACCATGGGgttttttaataaaaaaaaaaaaaaaaaaaaaaaaatatatatatatatctatatataaaaaaaaaaaaaaaaatatatatatatatctatatatataatatatatatattattctccaattttaattttatcattacatataatatatatatgtccatttttttttattttattttttttttgatgaATTGGTTTgtttacaaaataaaaatatatacatatattacatacatgtgaaaaaaaaaaaaaaaaaaaaaaaaaaaaaaatatatacatatatatatatatatatatacaccTTAATATcacatacatatatatttatatatatatatatatatattttttttatttttatttcatattttgAATAACATACCTTTAAAGTTTTTACCaagattattattatattgtgatttaatattattatattcttctaTAGATGATAGAGATAACAAAATAGGATATGCATTAATTTTATTGAGATAATTCTTCCAttcaatattttctttCCATTTAATACTATAATATccatttaataataaattatatttagAACCCTTCATAATAGTGgacatattaatatttgtattttctatatttgttttttgAAGTATTTTATCTGTATTgatttcatttttttcatccataatatcttcataaaaatgtaaatcttcttcaaaattattagaatttaatttattaatatccATATGGTTTTTGTTGTCACTTTCTTTATCTTGatctttattatcatttatattatttgaatatgGATTGTCACTTGGATTATCATATAGttcataattatcatttactttttctttttttacTACATGTTCGTCATTCTGAATAATGTCATTAATATTTCTCTTAGTTGGCAAGAGTTTAGTTTTATATTCCTCTTGCTTTTCATTAttagattttttttttataaaaataaatttcCCATCATGTGTAGAAAACAGAGATGttaatatgaaaaatatttcttcatCGCTTTGTTCAATTTGTATATCCCATCctaaaatatataagaagGCTTCTCtaaatgtttttatttgattagaataaaataatttgatAATTTCTACTTTTgattttaaatataaattttcatttttcaACATTATTAATTCTACATGttccatattttttgtatcATCAAAGtttgtatataaaagattatataaatcttTATCATATGGGTTAAAAAATTCTGGTCTTCTCTTTCCTTCATCTggatatttatttgaatatCTAGAATTATTAGAGTAAAcaacattattatttgatatattattatttgatatattattatttgatatattgtcactttttatattatcacttgatatattatcacttgatatattatcaatttttatattatcactttttatattatcactttttatataatcacttgttatattattcattatGTCATTCTTACtactatttatattaatttttgtaTCTAGCTGTATTTGCTTGATAACTTGTTTCAACTCTTTTATTGacatttcattttttttattatcatcagACCATTGATTATTGACATGTATAATATCATTCTGTAATATTactattttatttttataattttcaatttcttcctttaaatatgttatctctttttcatataataataattcttgTGAACATaattctatatttttttgcTTCAAAATAAATTGATCATATTcgtttttatatttttctaatttttcGTTTAATTCTTGTATTagtttttctttttcctcattatctttttcgattaattcatatttaaatttgTAATTTTGTAGCAAGGTAGaatcatcattattatgataatcATCATTGTTAGGTTGTTCAACTTTATTCTCCttcttataattattatcactatAATTATCTctatcattataattttcattatcTCTATAATTATCTCTATCcttatcattttcattcTTTTCAGACACTTTCAAGTTGTcgtttttcttttgtttaTCCTTATACTTACCTATTTGATACATATAATCCATCTTAATAAattcaaattttttttccaggtgcttatttttattgtgcataatttttaattccaatattttatcattcAAGTGATTATTTTGTATCTGCATATCCATAGacaattttttatacttCACTTCTAAAtctgttttttttaaattcacttgattgtatttattatgtatatcattcattgttttttttaaattatctatatctattgcattattatttatatataattttgagAAATTTTTCCattcatttatttcttcattcaatttattattttcgatttgataatttaatatttcatcttttaattcttttactatttgtttattttctgtatcttttattttatataattgtaattcttttatttcaCTTTCTAAAATATCTATTTTACTTTCTAATGTAggtatttttttacatttcTCTTTATATTGAGAACATAACATAATCATACTCTTATATTGATGTCTTTCTTTTATTGTTATCTCTTCAGTCTTTTTACATATTTCTaaattatcttttaatttttttatttctaatTTATATCCAATCATTTCATCTATCTGATTCTctattaaatttatattcttatcaccttttaaatatatacgTATTTCTTctatctttttatttaatttatatattattatatccTTCTCTTTTATCTTACCTATTAATAACTCATTctcatttttatatttatttaaattcTTATTACATTCTTCTAATTTATCCTCCATATCCTTACACTTTTCTTTGCTCACATTTTTCTCATTTCgatatttttcttctaatATTATAGTAAACTCTTTCAATTTCTTATAATTCTTTTCTAATATTATTCTTCTATTCATCTCATTCTTCAATCTACTCATCAAAACCTCAttgttttttatacatttcGTTTTATCCAAGCTATTTTCAACAAAAGAGTCGTCCTTTTCACCTGACTGGTGTTCATAATTTTCATCTAAATTCTCACATTTTTCGCTAGCTTGTTCATAATTTTCTTCTGAATGTTCATATTTCTCTTCTTTATTTTGATagttattttttttgagaAGTTCGTTTTCTTCTTTGAGTTTGTTGTATTCTTTTTTAAGAAGAGTAGCGATTTTTTTAAGTTTAAGAATTTCTTCTCCGTTTTTGTccattatatatatatatatgttcacgaaaaaataaaacaaaataaaaaaaagagaaaagtggaaaaagaaaaaaaaaataaaataaaataaaataataaaagagGGGAAAAGCACAATGATCACGACAGTACCAATGTGGATGTGTACATGGCTTCTTAAAacaaatgataaaaatatatatatatatatgaataaatgagaatacaattataaaaatagaaatatataaataaaaacatatacatatatatatatatgtaaagtgaaatgttaatattatgaatacCTTAAAGGTCAATATTgaaagaatattataaaaaaaaagttaaGATAATAAGAAcgaaataatattatattatacaaactatataaataaatacgtaaatacataaatatatatatattatatattcatagtatttttttttttttttttttgtgagCAAATATCAGGGaatagtaaaaaaaaaaaaaaaaaaaaaaaaaaaatttttaaaaaaaaaaaaaaaaaaaaaaaaaaaaaaaaaaaaaaaattcaaacATAAATCCAcgtaatatataattatatatatttttacgtagatattaaaaaatatataactttaaaaataacatattatatataataatatcatcacaaatacatatatatatataatgatgatcttattattttacaATTTCTTCCCTTAAATGAATACAATCAAAAcaaagaagaaaaaaataataaacatcctaaatatataaatatacatatatataattatatatgtatatattttgttttttctacgaaataatattttaatgtgagaataacatattttttacttaTAAGAAAGGAAATTATAATAAGATGATATTTACATATTCAtagtattaaaaaatattttatatacataataaatggaacctcataaaatatatcacaagtgatcatattttatcattatataatgattattaatttaaattaaaataaaatgaaatgaaaTGAAATGAAATGAAATAAGTTGAGAGAATATCCTCAAAAGTATTGatagataaatataaaatttataatatataataatatatatattataatattcaaaaGATTCGCAAAAGGGGAAATATACATTcatttactttttttaatgttataattttttttttttttaaatttaaatataatcattttaaatatatatatatatatataaaggaaTATTAAATCATTTGTGAACTACCCagatttatataaaatgatagtccattttttttttttttttattatcttatcattttattttccacaattttttcttatgGTCCTAGAGtggaaaataaataaataaataattaattatatataatatattttatgtatgtattgtaatattttattatataaggagaaataaaaaaatatttatttaattattttaattttttttttgtatcCTCTTgagaataataaatatatttattataagtAAACACTTTTTCTTTCACCTATGTTCTATTTTCTATTctatttatgttttatattttttcttatttttataaaatgtaatagaaaataactacatattttttaatgtctatatatatatatatatatatatatatatatatatattatatatatatataataagaattataaatttatgacttacatatatattttcattttatcattttttatataattttttttttctcctttttaaaatgtaaATTTCCCTTCTTTACCTCTTAAGTCCCCTTACCTCGATACACttgttttaaaaaattaaaaaataataaaataaatattatatatatatataatatatttatataagcattattttttatttaaagatataattttatttttatttttttattattattattattattttttttttttaaatgcatatttatatatattataaatatatatatatatatataataatgctttagttatatttttaattatgtaaattaaaaaaaaaNNNNNNNNNNNNNNNNNNNNNNNNNNNNNNNNNNNNNNNNNNNNNNNNNNNNNNNNNNNNNNNNNNNNNNNNNNNNNNNNNNNNNNNNNNNNNNNNNNNNNNNNNNNNNNNNNNNNNNNNNNNNNNNNNNNNNNNNNNNNNNNNNNNNNNNNNNNNNNNNNNNNNNNNNNNNNNNNNNNNNNNNNNNNNNNNNNNNNNNNNNNNNNNNNNNNNNNNNNNNNNNNNNNNNNNNNNNNNNNNNNNNNNNNNNNNNNNNNNNNNNNNNNNNNNNNNNNNNNNNNNNNNNNNNNNNNNNNNNNNAGAAAATAgaaaattaattttttataaatattgttaTCCATACATATTCAGGTAATTTAtgagaaatatatattttttagagtatttgtatttatttgtttttatttacatttttattatattaatttacagattattttatttgaacactaatattttacaatgatggatatcatatatatataaatatataaatatatttatatatatattataattattatattattacttggataattatacaaaagaaaaaaaaaagagagAAAAATGTGAAGGcaattttttattatatatatcaaaaaaaagaataatattatatatattatgtaaacattaaatatatatacatatatattatatatatatattaatatataaacatatattaatatacataatattatttttttttttgtactttataattttccccgtttttatattatttatatattttcattaataaattatttcatatatagTTATGTGCccatttatatatatatatatatatatattatttatgatatatacatataataatatgtttaaGAAATTAAGAAGagatgatgataatatatattataattatattaatatgtataatctatatctaaatattataaaaaatatatatatgtaatatatatatatatatatatatatataacatgattatgtatttttcttttataacatatatattataatatttatttttgaaaaaGTGAAGGAgtgttttttctttttttttcttttcttttcttttttttttacctttctccttatatatttatattttaactTTTAGGAGTATacacttttttttttatatatacatatcTGTTATTTACATGCATGCGAATctgtgtatatataaaaaatatagaggtagaatataaatacgtgccaaacatatatattaaaaaaaaaacatatatatatataaatgttatatataaatatttttaataataatatattacatatatatatttatatatattatattatgtgtTTTTTTGTCCACGTAACCttgttataatttttcataagcttttataatatatatatattatatataaacatttcttcctttttatgtataataataaaatgaaaaggaacatatataatatacatacatacatatatatatatatatatatatatatataatatatgaaacacatatattttaaataatttaaaagtatgtgatttcttttttttatttatccCACAATATATTTTGGNNNNNNNNNNNNNNNNNN is a window of Plasmodium gaboni strain SY75 chromosome 4, whole genome shotgun sequence DNA encoding:
- a CDS encoding hypothetical protein (conserved Plasmodium protein, unknown function), coding for MEKNTFAQNIYFKGFNDRKKNYLNVEEKKNLYDYNNNIKELSKNITPIKNSKEEENTYNIRVVNNMNSANNTISYDSLKNMNNKNNYINNLSNHLNFNSMNGAYGNNNINNMNNNMNNMNNMNNMNNMNNNNNINMNNMNNMNNINNNNISNSNNLNDNSFKMNQNSLCNNMNEGKLYSNIFQDNKNTDKNFERTNFYMNSFNKNRNINIHKNEFIGSNVNNDNVMINTNQQNGNFLNKNIDNINNNNNNNNNNNNMPSMNSIKNNLNNFINSSSILINKNVLSKNISLNHFCDNNMDPMKKKNTSDILNNNNNVNNNVNNNSNNNINNSSNNNNNIVNSLNNQNVLLKNFNTSGSNLLHNKNFNQLNYMNNMNSYNNMPINIDNSNMLNNKNMGTKILNMSTNINGSVERSNISTYNNQNNILSSKLVHQVPSSTIDINHRSMSKCSNINVNSVNNVNSVNNMNNVNNVNNVNSLNNVNNMNNINNNSNSQYLISLNCKNNSNSVLENTMKGMDDILNFDHVNDKTVLNNEYGSNTIIGDVIPKGNSMSLFNNSVHFLRKKVANTNHVDSMNNMNNMNNYNSLNLLNNEKEGMRKGFISELKNEMVIENNKNIVDVNILSTKVNHNNISTDNYANILKNLCTPIKNKKVENVCEYIDDTMRDNMDMNDKNDEMHYENIKPNNHNNINHNNNSLLSAMHNNSGKENILVNDSMSRDIYKSGNFKKDNILNNNISNNDNDIFKNNLISYNQNNNINSNNINSNNNNNNNNNNNNVDVYLNQESGTCHNHNNNNIYEIKKLNLFAERKKKGDKEINNENKINKMKKSKTKVFFYINPKYIIEPLKRKIYQNMSIYIENLISEIKSIENKDRADILTDLHNTSWFCMIFDFDGISKLLNVFNKYLIYSDALIIPDILLYNKTEGTRDHINISNNNNGNTNIQNIHDNSSDHNNMLSSISQDNESFLNNMDYFFQKTDTLDLLHKKIFEYENNIIESVEKYNYLKELCNSLKKQVIMKKKKLLLLIEKAKLLNFTYKNEDLQMLLDIEKKCQLQNGFQMSGNNMSGNNVNSNNMNDNNMNDINMNDNNLNDNNMNDNNLNDNNNNSALLLNNEYYNIFKKINEGLKYLKKYSSIILSNQDMQDHIKNEEDIQNFYESSISTEDHSCDHNINDEMRKLEQEHMEQQLQQGNKQNQEDNKYQDGVSNVYISTNKNKRKSVHYKQSDYVKMQGIGDEINNKETNKKRKTVKQIKNIKWEKENNEEWVDEFLEDF
- a CDS encoding hypothetical protein (conserved Plasmodium protein, unknown function), whose protein sequence is MDKNGEEILKLKKIATLLKKEYNKLKEENELLKKNNYQNKEEKYEHSEENYEQASEKCENLDENYEHQSGEKDDSFVENSLDKTKCIKNNEVLMSRLKNEMNRRIILEKNYKKLKEFTIILEEKYRNEKNVSKEKCKDMEDKLEECNKNLNKYKNENELLIGKIKEKDIIIYKLNKKIEEIRIYLKGDKNINLIENQIDEMIGYKLEIKKLKDNLEICKKTEEITIKERHQYKSMIMLCSQYKEKCKKIPTLESKIDILESEIKELQLYKIKDTENKQIVKELKDEILNYQIENNKLNEEINEWKNFSKLYINNNAIDIDNLKKTMNDIHNKYNQVNLKKTDLEVKYKKLSMDMQIQNNHLNDKILELKIMHNKNKHLEKKFEFIKMDYMYQIGKYKDKQKKNDNLKVSEKNENDKDRDNYRDNENYNDRDNYSDNNYKKENKVEQPNNDDYHNNDDSTLLQNYKFKYELIEKDNEEKEKLIQELNEKLEKYKNEYDQFILKQKNIELCSQELLLYEKEITYLKEEIENYKNKIVILQNDIIHVNNQWSDDNKKNEMSIKELKQVIKQIQLDTKININSSKNDIMNNITSDYIKSDNIKSDNIKIDNISSDNISSDNIKSDNISNNNISNNNISNNNVVYSNNSRYSNKYPDEGKRRPEFFNPYDKDLYNLLYTNFDDTKNMEHVELIMLKNENLYLKSKVEIIKLFYSNQIKTFREAFLYILGWDIQIEQSDEEIFFILTSLFSTHDGKFIFIKKKSNNEKQEEYKTKLLPTKRNINDIIQNDEHVVKKEKVNDNYELYDNPSDNPYSNNINDNKDQDKESDNKNHMDINKLNSNNFEEDLHFYEDIMDEKNEINTDKILQKTNIENTNINMSTIMKGSKYNLLLNGYYSIKWKENIEWKNYLNKINAYPILLSLSSIEEYNNIKSQYNNNLGKNFKGMLFKI